The DNA sequence CTGATGCTCGGAAGTTGTCTGAGCCTGTTTTCATTTTAAGTCTATATATGCAGACATCTTTTGGCTTGGATGCAATTGGGGAGTGACAGGCAGCCAAAACCAAAGCTACAAAACGATACGATCTAGTAAATAATAAAGCCGTCTATTGATACATGAAATGTTGATTTAGTATCAAGATTATATGTAAACATAGAAAGGTGTCACTATATAGTGACACCTTTCTATCTTATAAGATACCGATTACTGCCCCCAAGGTTCACTAGTAGAGAATCCTCTATAAAATGCAAATGAGACCGTCCCAATTAGCACATTCCTTGTAGGCAAAGGAACTCGTATCGATTTGACTTAAATGTTTAATCATTAAGCAACTTATTCTTCTGTTTTTCAAATTCCTCGCTAGTAATGATTCCTTTTTCTACTAATTTACTTAATTTCTCTAATTCATCAGCTAAAGAGATAGTCTTTTCACCTTCACTCAGTTTCTGACTTTCGGTGGCTTTATCTTCTTCGTCAGCCTGTCTAATTAGAACACTTATTAAGTCATGTATATTTGTAGCGACTTTTATTGCATTTGTATACTTTTCGCTGTCTTTCGTAACATGATTTTCTAGCACATCTAACTTCAGAAAGTCTAGAGTAAAGGTTGGGATTTTCGTATCGTTTACAACGATTTTTAGACTAACTTGCTTAACCTCACTGGTATGTTTTTGTTTTCCACCACCACCACCAATGATAGCTCCTACACCACCTGCTAACACTCCACCAACTAATGCTCTGCCTATTTGACTAGTTCGAGATGTTGTTGTGATTTCTTGTCCGTCTTCTACGATTTGTGATTTTAATATATCGCGGTAGCCAAAAATACGGTAGTTCCCATTTTCAACTAGAGCAACCTTTTTTGCTTTTTCATCTACTGCAATAAATTTATATCTATCTTCGTGTAAAACGTCATCATACCGTTGTGAAATACTAAATTCTAGTTCACCCATTCTTTTCCAAACTTCCTTGTTAACATCTATTTCCTTTTTCTCTACAGCTTCTTTTTCCTCTTTTTCAAACTTTTTTGTGTACTGGACTAGTAGAGTCATACTAATTACAACAATAATCAGTGAGATAACACCAGCTCCTGTACTTACTTGAAACATCATTAAAACAAAAAATCCTATTAGGAAAAGAATAAAACAACCTATAATCATCAAAAGACCTCCAATAATTCCATATAATTCATGTAAAACATTTTCACGGGAGCGTACCTTGCATTTTCAAAATACAAGCTGAAAGTTTATCCACTCTGTTATAAATGTTACACATTAATAAATCTTTGTTACTCATAACTTAAGGTGCACACAAACCTTCTCCCGGTTCTCTAAATATAAAAAAAAGTAAACTAGATCCGTCCCCATTTGCCCGATAATCGCAATGTAATGTATTTTATTTAGCTTCATTTCATTTTAACCTCCGTATAAAAACAACGTAAGCGTCAAATACTTCACACATATGCAATCTAGCCTCCAGGTGAGATAATCCTATTAGATTAATTCTCAAAGGAGGCTTTTCATGTCAGTTAAAGAAATAGAATGGAACAAAAGAATGGAACAATGGCGTGATAGTGGTCTGAGCATGGCTGCTTGGTGTCGCCAGGAAGAAGTTAACATCCATCAAATGTATTATTGGAAGCGTAAGTTTGATCAATCGTCGGAAGAAAATCAACCTCCGATTGAGTGGATTAATATTAGCCATTCTAATGACGAAGGTTTCGAAACACCTCTCTACATCACGGTGGATCACTTATCTATAGAAGTTAGACCTACCGTCGATCGTCGACTTTTATCCGATGTATTAAACTTGCTTAGATAACCATGATTCATCCATACTATGAACGCGTTTATTTGGCATGTGGTCCTACGGACCTCAGAAAGTCTATTGATGGTCTAGCCGTTATTGTGAAAGAAGCTTTTGAACTTGATCCATTCGCGCCTGCCCTCTTTGTTTTTTGTAATCGTAATAAAGATAAACTAAAAATTTTACAGTGGGATAATAATGGATTTTGGCTATATTATAAGCGTTTGGAACGCGGGACATTTTCTTGGCCATCTGGTCCATCTAATCAGACACAGGTTATTTCTCCTCGACAACTACGTTGGTTACTGGATGGGATATCTATACAACAATCTGCGCATCGTGAAGTTAAAGCGCGAACGATTTTATAAACCTAAGAATTCGCTCTATTCAAAGCGGATTCTTTTTCGTATAATGAGACCTATGGAAAAAATCAAAAATGACAAAGACGCACAATTTTATAAGGAACGCGCTGAGAAACTTGAGCTAGAAAAAGAAGAACTGGAAGCAAAGCTTAAATGGTATGAAGAACAATTTAGGTTAAGTCAGAAAAGACAATTTGGTGCTTCTAGTGAACAAACGACTGGACAACTTTCTCTATTCAATGAAATAGAAGATACATCAAATAAAGATGTAGAAGAGCCTACTATTGAAACTATTACATATAAGCGCAAAAAGAAAACAGGACAACGCGATCAGAAACTTGAAGATCTTCCAACTGAAACGATAGAATATCGTTTATCAGAAAAGGAACAAGTTTGTTCGTGTTGCGATGGAAATTTGCATGAAATGAGCACGGAAGTGCGCAGAGAAATAGAAATTGTACCCGCGCAGACTAAGGTTAAAAAGCATGTGCGTTATATTTATAGTTGTCGCCAATGTGAACGAAACGAATTAAAAACACCAATTCAGGTGGCTAAATCACCTCAACCTGTTTATCCTGGAAGTTTAGCTTCACCATCGGCGATTGCCTATTTGATGTCCCAAAAATATGTAGATGGTATGCCACTATATCGCCAAGAAAAAGCTTTGGAACGTCTTGGTTTATCTTTATCTAGACAGACCATGTCAAACTGGATGATTTATGGTGCAGAGAAATGGCTATCTGTTATCTTTGGTGAGATGTATCAATATCTTATCAAACAAGATGTGTTACATGCGGATGAAACGACACTACAGGTTTTATCTGAACCAGGACGAAAGAGTAGCTCAAATTCATATATGTGGATGTTTCGGACCGG is a window from the Evansella cellulosilytica DSM 2522 genome containing:
- a CDS encoding SHOCT domain-containing protein, which produces MIIGCFILFLIGFFVLMMFQVSTGAGVISLIIVVISMTLLVQYTKKFEKEEKEAVEKKEIDVNKEVWKRMGELEFSISQRYDDVLHEDRYKFIAVDEKAKKVALVENGNYRIFGYRDILKSQIVEDGQEITTTSRTSQIGRALVGGVLAGGVGAIIGGGGGKQKHTSEVKQVSLKIVVNDTKIPTFTLDFLKLDVLENHVTKDSEKYTNAIKVATNIHDLISVLIRQADEEDKATESQKLSEGEKTISLADELEKLSKLVEKGIITSEEFEKQKNKLLND
- the tnpB gene encoding IS66 family insertion sequence element accessory protein TnpB (TnpB, as the term is used for proteins encoded by IS66 family insertion elements, is considered an accessory protein, since TnpC, encoded by a neighboring gene, is a DDE family transposase.), whose amino-acid sequence is MACGPTDLRKSIDGLAVIVKEAFELDPFAPALFVFCNRNKDKLKILQWDNNGFWLYYKRLERGTFSWPSGPSNQTQVISPRQLRWLLDGISIQQSAHREVKARTIL
- the tnpA gene encoding IS66 family insertion sequence element accessory protein TnpA produces the protein MSVKEIEWNKRMEQWRDSGLSMAAWCRQEEVNIHQMYYWKRKFDQSSEENQPPIEWINISHSNDEGFETPLYITVDHLSIEVRPTVDRRLLSDVLNLLR
- the tnpC gene encoding IS66 family transposase, with translation MRPMEKIKNDKDAQFYKERAEKLELEKEELEAKLKWYEEQFRLSQKRQFGASSEQTTGQLSLFNEIEDTSNKDVEEPTIETITYKRKKKTGQRDQKLEDLPTETIEYRLSEKEQVCSCCDGNLHEMSTEVRREIEIVPAQTKVKKHVRYIYSCRQCERNELKTPIQVAKSPQPVYPGSLASPSAIAYLMSQKYVDGMPLYRQEKALERLGLSLSRQTMSNWMIYGAEKWLSVIFGEMYQYLIKQDVLHADETTLQVLSEPGRKSSSNSYMWMFRTGVTHHPVVLFDYQQTRASKHPKQFLENFTGYLHVDGYAGYHAISNVRLVGCWAHARRNFKGALTALPETAKASRLTAQEGLSFCDQLYKVESQLKGVDSSERHQQRQKLSQPILNEFSDWLKAQTPKVLPKSSLGKAIKYCHSQWEKLEAFLLDGRLELDNNRAERAIKPFVIGRKNWLFSNTAKGARSSALIYSVVETAKENNLNPYAYLKYLFEELPNIDLTDSDTLKKYLPWSETIPEGCRIPSKK